The following coding sequences are from one Caballeronia sp. SBC1 window:
- a CDS encoding ABC transporter substrate-binding protein, protein MHRRRFLLAAFSAAGMALNARAAQVKHFDIVYPQIRPGGDVHAPFALAVLDLAMKAANADYTIRQAKVVMERGRALAELANDDTINLHWTSMDAQAERGLNVVHIPIHRGLIGYRVFIIRKDRQPDFDRINSLDDLKALTAGQGLGWIDTEIMRRAGLNVQTSTYETLFTMTQGGRVDYFPRGVIEAFAELDAREQVVPDLVVENRLLLLYRSDFLFYVARGQKELAATIEKGFAAAYRDGSYMKLFNSHPYIQNPLKRANLAGRKLIRLDNPYLSEADRRIPDEYWMH, encoded by the coding sequence ATGCATCGCAGGCGCTTCCTATTGGCGGCTTTCAGTGCTGCGGGTATGGCGCTCAACGCGCGTGCCGCGCAGGTGAAGCATTTCGATATCGTTTACCCGCAAATTCGACCCGGTGGGGACGTGCATGCCCCCTTTGCGCTGGCGGTCCTTGATCTCGCGATGAAGGCGGCCAATGCCGACTACACGATCCGACAAGCGAAAGTCGTCATGGAGCGAGGCCGGGCGCTTGCCGAGCTTGCAAACGATGACACGATCAACCTGCACTGGACAAGCATGGACGCGCAGGCCGAGCGCGGGTTGAATGTTGTCCACATTCCGATTCATCGGGGCTTGATCGGCTATCGGGTGTTCATCATAAGAAAGGACCGGCAACCGGATTTCGACAGGATCAACAGCCTGGATGACCTGAAAGCGCTGACCGCCGGGCAGGGACTCGGGTGGATCGATACCGAAATCATGAGACGCGCCGGCTTGAACGTGCAAACCTCGACCTACGAAACGCTTTTCACGATGACGCAGGGCGGACGGGTTGACTACTTCCCTCGCGGCGTTATCGAAGCGTTTGCCGAACTTGATGCGCGCGAGCAGGTAGTGCCGGACCTTGTGGTCGAGAACAGGTTGTTGCTGTTATATCGATCGGATTTTCTGTTCTATGTTGCGCGGGGCCAGAAGGAACTCGCCGCGACAATAGAGAAAGGATTCGCCGCGGCGTATCGCGACGGCTCGTATATGAAGTTGTTCAACTCTCATCCGTATATCCAGAATCCGTTGAAACGAGCGAACCTGGCAGGCAGGAAGCTTATCCGCCTCGACAACCCGTATCTTTCCGAAGCGGACCGCAGGATTCCAGACGAATATTGGATGCACTGA
- a CDS encoding PDR/VanB family oxidoreductase: MASSDSPADARTLELMVRQIRFEGRGINSYEFVDPSGKVLPAFTAGAHIDVYLNDGLVRQYSLSNSPNERHRYVIGVLRDETGRGGSKALHDGLRVQDKVRISYPRNNFELAADASKVILLAGGIGVTPLKSMAHRLEDLGIDYEMHYCAKDESCTAFAAELAPLHASGKLKFHFDNGDPSKGLDLKRLLSETAPGVHVYYCGPGGFMKACAAATGHWQPGTVHFEHFKAPERAVSETVAAAVGEFIVKISSTGQQIPVSGDQSIADALEEAGVAIETSCRAGLCGTCKVRYLSGEVEHNDCILGDDEKREYLTCCVSRASSRELVLDL, translated from the coding sequence ATGGCAAGTTCAGACAGTCCGGCGGACGCCCGCACCCTTGAGCTGATGGTGCGTCAGATCCGCTTTGAAGGCAGGGGCATTAACTCCTACGAGTTCGTTGATCCATCGGGCAAAGTGTTGCCCGCGTTCACTGCGGGCGCGCATATCGACGTCTATTTGAACGATGGCTTGGTCCGTCAATACTCGCTAAGCAATTCGCCAAATGAACGGCATCGCTATGTGATCGGGGTATTGCGCGACGAAACGGGCAGGGGCGGCTCGAAAGCATTGCACGACGGATTGCGCGTGCAGGACAAGGTGCGCATCAGTTATCCGCGCAATAACTTCGAACTTGCCGCCGATGCCAGCAAGGTCATTTTGTTAGCTGGCGGTATTGGCGTGACGCCGTTGAAATCGATGGCGCATCGGCTTGAAGACCTGGGCATCGACTATGAGATGCACTACTGCGCGAAGGATGAAAGCTGCACGGCATTCGCGGCCGAGCTTGCGCCGCTGCATGCAAGCGGCAAGCTGAAATTTCACTTCGATAATGGTGATCCGTCGAAGGGGCTGGATCTAAAGCGCTTGTTGAGCGAGACCGCCCCCGGCGTGCACGTCTATTATTGCGGCCCCGGCGGGTTCATGAAAGCGTGCGCTGCTGCGACTGGGCACTGGCAGCCCGGAACGGTTCATTTTGAACATTTCAAGGCGCCAGAGCGGGCCGTGAGCGAAACCGTTGCGGCGGCTGTGGGCGAGTTCATCGTGAAGATTTCCAGCACCGGGCAGCAAATACCGGTGTCAGGCGACCAGAGCATTGCCGATGCGTTGGAAGAGGCGGGCGTGGCGATTGAAACCTCGTGCAGGGCCGGATTGTGCGGCACTTGCAAGGTGCGGTATTTATCGGGCGAGGTGGAACACAACGACTGCATTCTCGGCGACGACGAGAAGCGAGAGTATCTGACTTGTTGTGTATCGCGGGCGTCAAGCCGGGAGCTGGTGCTGGATCTTTAG
- a CDS encoding Rieske 2Fe-2S domain-containing protein — protein sequence MNIKSDKAEGQKSGGGGVVQKKLVPFGGYYTNKVPGHDPELTETGPGTPMGEYMRAFWHPVCMSIELTDTPRYLKILCEELVAFRDGSGRVGVLHAHCVHRGASLEYGAIQEHGIKCCYHGMVFDVDGTCLHVPFPNGEEKEAEKYACSIQQGAYKAVERNGLVFAYMGPPDKEPPFPEWEGDFTVAPGDELVAYSNFQHCNWLQVQDNAADNYHPTALHAGKNVVNGKYQGTTFDEVGAKSMEVAPDMHFVPVQQGRSLACAGARRVDKDRLFVRVQHQVLPNLSLHAYTSEDGSKKKLFSRFHIIRWTVPVDDENSKMIGWRVMGPGIDTRGICDKSLVGYESIDFLEGQVAMRRPERFGKYKLEDLPPIPPNHRERENYKDAQYAPGDYEAIISQRPIAVHALENPTKFDAGLFLFRKMLRDAVRGTNPAASADNFAQWFRANAGAPNSYCSGNVFDIPEGETVEQEVANRRNVTKRIVAILTESETLKGEERAVFVREKFDALEASVKS from the coding sequence ATGAACATCAAGTCAGACAAAGCAGAAGGTCAGAAAAGCGGCGGTGGCGGCGTGGTACAGAAGAAACTTGTGCCGTTTGGCGGTTATTACACCAACAAGGTTCCGGGTCACGATCCGGAATTGACCGAGACAGGTCCTGGCACGCCGATGGGTGAATACATGCGGGCGTTCTGGCATCCCGTATGCATGTCGATCGAACTCACCGATACCCCGCGTTACCTGAAGATCCTGTGTGAAGAGCTGGTCGCGTTTCGCGACGGCAGCGGTCGTGTGGGCGTGCTGCATGCGCATTGCGTTCATCGCGGGGCATCGCTGGAATATGGTGCGATCCAGGAGCACGGCATCAAGTGCTGCTATCACGGTATGGTTTTTGATGTGGACGGTACCTGCCTTCACGTGCCGTTTCCAAATGGCGAAGAAAAGGAAGCCGAGAAATACGCGTGTTCGATCCAGCAGGGCGCGTACAAGGCCGTCGAGCGTAACGGCCTGGTGTTTGCTTACATGGGGCCACCCGACAAGGAGCCGCCGTTCCCGGAATGGGAGGGAGACTTTACCGTCGCGCCCGGTGATGAACTCGTGGCGTACAGCAACTTCCAGCATTGCAACTGGCTGCAAGTCCAGGACAACGCCGCGGATAATTACCATCCGACCGCGCTTCACGCAGGCAAGAACGTGGTGAACGGCAAGTACCAGGGCACGACGTTCGACGAAGTCGGCGCGAAGTCCATGGAGGTCGCACCCGACATGCATTTCGTGCCCGTGCAGCAAGGGCGCAGTCTCGCCTGCGCGGGGGCGCGTCGGGTCGATAAAGACAGGCTGTTCGTGCGCGTCCAGCATCAGGTCCTGCCTAATCTGAGCCTGCACGCTTATACCTCGGAAGACGGTTCGAAGAAGAAGCTGTTCAGCCGCTTCCACATCATTCGCTGGACCGTTCCTGTTGACGATGAAAACAGCAAGATGATCGGCTGGCGCGTGATGGGGCCGGGCATTGATACGCGCGGCATCTGCGATAAATCGCTGGTGGGGTACGAGTCGATCGACTTCCTTGAAGGACAAGTGGCCATGCGTCGTCCCGAGCGCTTCGGAAAATACAAGCTGGAGGACTTGCCGCCCATCCCGCCGAACCATCGCGAGCGGGAGAACTACAAGGACGCTCAATACGCGCCGGGCGATTACGAAGCCATCATCAGTCAGCGGCCGATCGCTGTGCATGCGCTAGAGAATCCGACGAAGTTCGACGCCGGCTTGTTCCTGTTCCGCAAGATGCTGCGTGATGCGGTACGCGGTACGAACCCGGCGGCGTCGGCGGATAACTTTGCTCAATGGTTCCGTGCCAACGCGGGCGCGCCGAATAGTTATTGCTCTGGCAATGTGTTCGATATCCCGGAAGGCGAGACTGTCGAACAGGAGGTGGCGAACCGCCGCAATGTGACGAAGCGCATCGTCGCGATTCTGACGGAAAGCGAGACGCTGAAGGGCGAGGAGCGGGCCGTGTTTGTGCGAGAAAAGTTCGATGCGCTCGAGGCGTCGGTCAAGAGCTGA
- a CDS encoding GntR family transcriptional regulator: MVAKLLKLQARTDYVDEVYKVLLDAISEGSLAPGTRITQEEIADQLAVSRSPVLQALRLLKKDGLVQDAPGRGLLVTPLDPTWIAHLYEIRGALDSLAASLAAQRGAKLDKALITQGRRASKGDDVKAMIDADWAFHSAIYLASGNPLIVETAHLHWVHLRRVMGAVLQSSAQRKSIWDEHAAIAEAIAAGDARRAAELTDLHTSRARENLVRRLGEVLGDEREDAAHLP; the protein is encoded by the coding sequence ATGGTCGCCAAACTTCTGAAGCTTCAGGCCCGTACAGACTATGTTGATGAAGTCTATAAAGTGCTGCTCGACGCCATCAGCGAAGGATCGCTCGCACCGGGAACCCGTATCACGCAGGAAGAAATTGCCGACCAGCTTGCTGTGTCCCGGTCGCCCGTTTTGCAGGCGCTGCGCCTGCTCAAGAAAGACGGGCTCGTACAGGACGCACCGGGACGCGGACTTCTTGTCACCCCGCTCGACCCCACCTGGATCGCCCATCTTTACGAGATCCGCGGCGCGCTCGATTCTCTCGCCGCGAGTCTTGCAGCGCAACGCGGCGCAAAGCTCGACAAAGCATTGATCACGCAAGGGCGCCGTGCGTCGAAGGGTGACGACGTTAAAGCCATGATCGACGCGGACTGGGCTTTTCATTCTGCCATCTACCTTGCATCGGGCAATCCGTTGATTGTGGAAACCGCGCATCTTCACTGGGTTCATCTGCGCCGTGTGATGGGCGCCGTGCTGCAATCGTCGGCTCAACGCAAATCCATCTGGGACGAACACGCAGCGATTGCCGAGGCTATCGCCGCGGGCGACGCGCGACGCGCAGCCGAGCTCACCGACTTGCACACCAGCCGCGCCCGCGAGAACCTGGTACGACGCCTGGGTGAAGTGCTGGGAGACGAACGCGAAGACGCGGCGCACTTGCCTTGA
- a CDS encoding MFS transporter, producing the protein MNPASPAALSKRDEASTFSKITWRLLPFLFLCYLCAYLDRINVAFAKLQMLKDLDFSDAVYGAGAGVFFVGYLLFEVPSNLLLLKVGARRWIARIMITWGIISAGMMFVTTPTSFYIMRFLLGVAEAGFIPAILFYLTYWFPSSRRSKVTALFMTGIPMSGVVGGPLSGWIMNHMGGAHGLAGWQWLFVLEGIPTAILGLIALVYLDDKVSDAKWLSAPQRAFLESALVEERSAHVLHSVKDGLMHPKVLLLSLIYFFFTMGLYGVSFWLPTLIKASGVADPLDIGLLSAIPYAAAAVTMVLVSHSSDARGERRWHLALPGIVGAVGLYFSVSYAHSTPIAMIALTFGTMGVMTTISQFWVLPPAILGGAAAAAGLAVANSVGSISGVVSPYVIGLIQTATGSTGNGVLGLAVSLIIGSALVFTVPAKLVNSRKREAMKGTEHVMESGVQTRA; encoded by the coding sequence ATGAATCCCGCTAGTCCGGCCGCATTGAGCAAACGCGACGAAGCATCCACGTTTTCCAAGATCACGTGGCGACTATTGCCGTTCCTGTTCCTATGTTATTTGTGCGCTTATCTGGACCGCATCAACGTGGCATTTGCAAAGCTCCAAATGCTCAAGGACCTTGATTTCAGCGATGCCGTGTATGGCGCTGGTGCGGGCGTGTTTTTCGTTGGCTATCTTCTGTTCGAAGTGCCCAGCAACTTGCTGTTGTTGAAGGTGGGTGCGCGGCGCTGGATCGCACGGATCATGATCACGTGGGGCATCATTTCCGCCGGCATGATGTTCGTCACAACGCCAACGAGCTTCTACATCATGCGCTTCCTGCTCGGCGTGGCGGAGGCGGGTTTCATTCCTGCAATCCTGTTCTATCTCACGTACTGGTTCCCTTCGTCGCGGCGCAGCAAGGTGACCGCGTTGTTCATGACAGGCATTCCCATGTCGGGGGTGGTCGGCGGCCCGCTGTCCGGCTGGATCATGAACCACATGGGCGGCGCGCATGGGCTTGCCGGATGGCAATGGCTGTTCGTGCTCGAAGGCATTCCGACCGCGATCCTCGGGCTGATCGCGCTGGTCTATCTCGACGACAAAGTCAGCGACGCCAAGTGGCTTTCCGCACCTCAACGAGCCTTCCTCGAAAGCGCATTGGTCGAGGAACGTTCGGCTCACGTACTGCATTCCGTGAAAGACGGTCTCATGCATCCGAAGGTCTTGCTGCTCAGCCTTATCTATTTCTTCTTCACGATGGGCCTGTACGGCGTGAGCTTCTGGCTGCCTACGCTGATCAAGGCGAGTGGCGTGGCCGATCCGCTGGATATTGGATTGCTGAGCGCGATTCCCTATGCTGCGGCGGCCGTCACCATGGTGCTCGTCAGCCATAGTTCGGATGCTCGCGGCGAGCGGCGCTGGCATCTTGCGTTGCCGGGTATTGTGGGCGCGGTGGGTCTGTACTTCAGCGTTTCGTATGCGCATTCCACGCCGATTGCAATGATTGCGTTGACCTTCGGCACGATGGGCGTGATGACCACGATCTCACAGTTCTGGGTTCTGCCCCCGGCTATTCTTGGCGGTGCGGCCGCAGCGGCCGGGCTGGCTGTTGCCAACTCGGTAGGCAGCATCTCGGGCGTGGTCAGCCCCTATGTGATCGGGTTGATCCAGACCGCGACGGGATCGACAGGAAACGGCGTGCTCGGGCTTGCGGTGAGCTTGATCATTGGCAGCGCGCTCGTATTCACGGTGCCCGCCAAACTCGTGAACAGCCGCAAGCGTGAAGCGATGAAGGGCACTGAGCACGTAATGGAAAGCGGCGTGCAGACACGTGCTTGA
- a CDS encoding class II aldolase/adducin family protein, translated as MTAVMEARPDASVKLVKDGKVSIYQPEQDGLIFPELPTFANPAAHRQHLKERLAGACRAFAQQGFDYGFAGHLTVRDPENPGLYWTNPMAIHFSQVKVSNLICADHEGRVVEGNHAINRAGFVLHAAVHEMHQDIVAMCHAHTVYGTAFAALGKKLEPITQDAAAFFEDHVVIGDEAGQVAVEVKAGHKVANAFKGVKAAIHQNHGLLTASRHSIESAAFWFIALERCCHQQLLIDATGIVPKLVTPDRARYSREHVGSEYIGWLHFQTIWNDLVARQPDMFD; from the coding sequence ATGACGGCTGTCATGGAAGCGCGTCCCGACGCATCGGTAAAGCTGGTGAAGGATGGCAAGGTATCGATTTATCAGCCGGAGCAAGACGGGCTGATCTTTCCAGAATTGCCGACGTTCGCGAACCCCGCGGCGCATCGGCAGCACTTGAAGGAACGCCTGGCCGGAGCGTGCAGGGCGTTCGCGCAACAGGGCTTCGATTATGGTTTTGCCGGTCACCTGACCGTGCGCGATCCGGAAAACCCCGGCTTGTACTGGACGAATCCGATGGCTATTCACTTCTCGCAAGTGAAGGTGTCCAACCTGATTTGCGCGGATCATGAAGGCCGTGTGGTCGAAGGCAATCATGCGATCAATCGGGCGGGTTTTGTGTTGCACGCAGCCGTTCACGAAATGCATCAGGACATTGTGGCGATGTGCCATGCGCACACGGTATACGGCACGGCATTCGCGGCGCTCGGCAAAAAGCTCGAGCCGATCACGCAGGATGCCGCCGCATTTTTCGAAGACCATGTAGTGATCGGCGATGAAGCCGGACAGGTCGCGGTGGAAGTGAAGGCGGGCCACAAAGTCGCGAATGCGTTCAAGGGCGTGAAAGCTGCCATTCACCAGAATCACGGCTTGCTGACGGCGAGCCGTCACAGCATAGAGTCGGCAGCATTCTGGTTTATCGCGCTGGAACGTTGCTGCCATCAGCAATTGTTGATTGACGCAACCGGCATTGTGCCGAAGCTCGTCACGCCGGACCGCGCACGATATAGCCGCGAGCATGTGGGGAGCGAATACATCGGCTGGCTGCATTTCCAGACGATCTGGAATGACCTCGTTGCCAGGCAGCCCGACATGTTTGACTGA
- a CDS encoding LysR substrate-binding domain-containing protein has translation MRRIPNFVLLRAFEAAARLESFTLAAEELHLSQSAISHQVKELEAYFGLPLFHRRNRRVETTAEGRRLFDSLGRVFDVIEAACSEVALSPQAQVLAVHCAPSLAVKWLGPRLPKFMQAHPDITIRLSSGAEPIDLTRMHEVDIAISYGMAVERPGLRVYPLGAERIVPMCSPGMLREGVSLEQQIVDFTLIDSQLSRVTWRDWFTLNGLDFPNKPRPSFDRGALAISAAVDGMGIALETTRLAEREFARGELVEFGEGHFKPFMRETHFLSYRTNERNLDKVKLFRLWLADIAGMTAEWQADAAL, from the coding sequence ATGCGACGGATACCGAATTTCGTGCTGCTGCGCGCTTTCGAAGCGGCTGCGCGACTTGAAAGCTTCACGCTGGCCGCGGAGGAGTTGCATCTGTCGCAGTCCGCGATCAGTCATCAGGTCAAGGAACTGGAGGCCTATTTCGGCTTGCCTTTATTTCATCGACGCAACCGGCGCGTTGAGACCACGGCTGAAGGCAGAAGGCTTTTCGACAGCCTAGGGCGCGTATTCGACGTAATCGAGGCCGCATGCAGCGAGGTCGCTTTATCACCCCAGGCGCAGGTGCTGGCCGTTCATTGCGCACCGAGTCTTGCGGTGAAATGGCTGGGTCCGCGCCTGCCTAAATTCATGCAGGCACATCCCGACATCACGATCCGGCTTTCATCGGGCGCAGAACCGATCGATCTTACGCGCATGCATGAAGTCGATATCGCCATCTCTTATGGCATGGCCGTCGAGCGTCCCGGCCTGCGTGTGTATCCGCTCGGCGCCGAGCGGATCGTGCCAATGTGCTCGCCCGGCATGTTGCGCGAAGGGGTTTCTCTCGAGCAGCAGATTGTCGACTTCACCCTGATCGATTCGCAACTCAGCCGCGTGACATGGCGTGACTGGTTCACGCTGAATGGACTGGACTTTCCGAACAAGCCTCGTCCTTCGTTTGATCGCGGCGCGCTGGCCATATCCGCCGCGGTCGACGGCATGGGTATTGCGCTGGAAACCACGCGTCTGGCCGAACGCGAATTCGCGCGCGGCGAACTGGTCGAGTTCGGTGAAGGGCACTTCAAACCCTTCATGCGCGAGACCCACTTCCTGTCGTACCGGACGAACGAACGCAACCTCGACAAGGTGAAGTTGTTCAGGCTCTGGCTCGCCGACATAGCGGGAATGACCGCAGAGTGGCAAGCCGACGCCGCGTTGTAA
- the acnA gene encoding aconitate hydratase AcnA, with protein MENTRDFNSEARLTVGNASLRFVDLPGMFGETLYRLPVVLRLLLENVIRNTDGDERGLAVEGIIEWLEHGTSEVEIAFQPDRVLMHDTTSTPALVDIAAMRDALAEAGADPGALNPVLPVDASVDHSLAVEYFGRPDAAPMNLQQELRRNAERYRFLRWASRALTGVRIHPPGTGIMHTINLEQLATVVSVQERDGERWAVPDTLIGTDSHTPMINGIGVLGWGVGGLEAQTVMFGMPVMQRIPDVVGVRLTGALEPGVLATDLALTVTQRLREIGVAGEFVEFLGPGVATLTAGERSVVANMAPEYGASTGFFPVDHTTLDYLRTTNRNAAAIALVEVFSKRAGLWFDPAAEPVFTRTIEIDLSAIRMHVAGPRRPQDLLDYSATSAALDTLAFTPQAHAPGMPKHPVAIAAITSCTNTSDPALLIAAGLVARKARKLGLTVPGWIKTSLGPGSPAAALYLERAGLIDDLSALGFDIVGYGCTTCIGNSGQLTEPVKAALAAKAIYPVAMLSGNRNFPGRIHPDLDLGFIMSPPLVVAFALSGDAQADLKHYPVQIAPDGTPVFLSDLWPTREEVATFLEQAADPADYPRAFAIASENPAWHGIDAPAASQFPWDSQSNALRRPPFAAVTEGTQLGTYSAYPLLVLGDDITTDHISPASAIPKDSFVADFLVARGDDRDDLNVFASRRGNWEVMIRAAFYNKSLVNLLHPGAPVAHTLHVPSGDIKPIHEVAAQYRAQGDAVVLIAGERYGTGSSRDWAAKGQRLLGIRTVLAVSFERIHRSNLIGMGILPLRWPTGISPVTLNIQPGDKVEVNAPPETVTPRCKVDVKIVRADARVESYEATAAVETQLEIALLRCGGVIPLILQKTLAAQGEKEKHER; from the coding sequence ATGGAAAATACTCGCGATTTCAATTCCGAAGCGCGGCTGACGGTCGGCAATGCGTCGCTGCGGTTTGTCGACTTGCCGGGCATGTTCGGTGAAACGCTCTACCGTCTGCCCGTCGTGCTGCGCCTGTTGCTCGAGAACGTGATTCGAAATACGGATGGCGACGAGCGCGGGCTTGCGGTCGAAGGCATCATCGAATGGCTGGAACATGGCACCAGCGAAGTCGAAATCGCTTTCCAGCCGGACCGCGTGCTGATGCACGATACGACAAGTACGCCGGCGCTCGTTGACATTGCCGCCATGCGCGACGCGTTGGCCGAAGCCGGTGCGGACCCGGGCGCGCTCAACCCCGTTCTTCCAGTCGATGCATCGGTCGATCACTCCCTGGCAGTCGAGTATTTCGGCCGGCCTGACGCCGCGCCAATGAATCTGCAGCAGGAACTTCGCCGAAACGCGGAGCGCTACCGCTTTCTTCGCTGGGCGTCGCGGGCATTGACCGGAGTGCGCATCCATCCCCCCGGCACGGGGATCATGCACACCATCAACCTTGAGCAACTGGCGACCGTCGTATCGGTCCAGGAACGCGACGGCGAGCGTTGGGCTGTGCCAGACACCCTGATCGGCACGGACAGCCACACGCCCATGATTAACGGTATTGGCGTGCTGGGTTGGGGCGTGGGTGGCCTGGAAGCGCAGACCGTGATGTTCGGCATGCCTGTCATGCAGCGCATCCCGGACGTGGTCGGCGTGCGCCTGACCGGTGCGCTCGAGCCCGGCGTGCTTGCCACCGACCTTGCGTTGACGGTGACGCAACGGTTGCGGGAGATTGGCGTTGCTGGCGAATTCGTCGAGTTCCTTGGTCCGGGCGTTGCCACGTTAACGGCGGGTGAACGCTCGGTGGTGGCGAACATGGCGCCGGAATACGGCGCTTCCACAGGCTTTTTCCCCGTCGACCACACCACTCTGGATTACTTGCGCACGACCAATCGCAACGCGGCTGCAATCGCGCTCGTCGAAGTGTTCAGCAAGCGGGCGGGCCTATGGTTCGATCCTGCAGCCGAGCCGGTTTTCACGCGCACCATCGAGATCGACCTGAGCGCGATACGCATGCATGTTGCCGGTCCGCGACGCCCTCAGGATCTGCTCGATTACTCGGCTACATCCGCGGCACTCGATACGCTTGCGTTCACACCGCAAGCACACGCGCCCGGCATGCCGAAGCACCCTGTCGCAATCGCGGCCATCACGAGTTGCACGAACACGTCGGACCCCGCCTTGCTGATCGCCGCCGGCCTCGTGGCCCGCAAAGCGCGCAAGCTGGGCTTGACGGTGCCGGGCTGGATCAAGACATCGCTTGGGCCCGGCTCGCCCGCAGCAGCGTTGTATCTGGAGCGTGCCGGGCTCATCGACGATCTGTCGGCGCTGGGTTTCGATATAGTGGGTTATGGCTGCACCACGTGCATTGGCAACTCCGGCCAGCTCACCGAACCCGTAAAAGCCGCACTAGCAGCCAAGGCAATTTATCCAGTCGCCATGTTGTCCGGGAACCGGAATTTTCCCGGCCGCATTCATCCCGACCTTGATCTCGGCTTCATCATGTCGCCGCCGCTGGTCGTCGCATTTGCGCTGTCAGGCGATGCGCAAGCCGATCTGAAACACTACCCTGTGCAGATCGCGCCAGATGGCACACCGGTCTTCCTGAGCGATTTGTGGCCTACGCGAGAAGAGGTCGCCACGTTTCTTGAACAGGCGGCGGACCCGGCCGACTATCCGCGCGCGTTCGCGATCGCCAGCGAGAATCCCGCGTGGCATGGCATTGATGCACCTGCCGCCTCGCAGTTCCCGTGGGACTCACAGTCGAATGCGTTAAGACGTCCGCCGTTCGCGGCCGTGACCGAAGGTACGCAGCTGGGAACGTACAGCGCCTACCCATTGCTCGTACTCGGCGACGACATCACGACCGACCATATCTCGCCCGCCAGCGCCATACCGAAGGACAGCTTCGTCGCGGACTTCCTTGTTGCCCGAGGCGATGACCGCGACGACCTGAACGTTTTCGCATCGCGTCGCGGCAACTGGGAAGTCATGATCCGCGCGGCGTTCTACAACAAGTCTCTCGTCAACCTCTTGCACCCTGGCGCGCCGGTCGCTCATACGCTGCACGTTCCGAGCGGTGACATCAAGCCGATTCACGAAGTCGCTGCGCAGTATCGCGCGCAAGGCGACGCTGTCGTGCTCATCGCAGGCGAACGGTATGGCACGGGTTCTTCTCGCGACTGGGCGGCAAAGGGCCAGCGCCTGCTTGGAATTCGCACCGTGCTGGCGGTAAGCTTTGAACGGATTCACCGGTCGAACCTGATCGGCATGGGCATCTTGCCGCTTCGATGGCCAACAGGCATCAGCCCCGTTACGCTGAACATCCAGCCCGGTGACAAGGTGGAAGTGAACGCGCCGCCCGAGACGGTCACGCCGCGTTGCAAGGTCGACGTAAAGATTGTACGGGCGGACGCTCGCGTTGAATCATACGAGGCGACGGCAGCTGTTGAAACGCAACTGGAAATCGCGTTGCTGCGCTGTGGCGGCGTCATTCCGCTTATTTTGCAGAAGACCCTGGCCGCTCAAGGTGAAAAAGAGAAGCATGAACGATAG
- a CDS encoding GntR family transcriptional regulator, with translation MNDRSIAAQIVEWIRTEEMEVGTHLPAQKIADLLRLSRSPVNEALSLLHEKGVLSREPNRGFFVANPAIELATETAISIGLSGPDAITSAYFRIADDRLKSALPDEVSEQMLKTRYGLTATQLTAVLGRIAQEGWAERKPGYGWQFSAMLTTPDSLMKSYRLRLALEPAALLEPGYRLDPKVLERCRAAERHLLDGGIETDTADQLHDRGVRFHESLVEASGNAFFIDTIKRVNRVRRLLSYRSMQHRERYKKHCKQHLHILALLEKERNEEASAALREHLQHTLDALSRISNILKP, from the coding sequence ATGAACGATAGATCGATAGCCGCTCAAATCGTCGAGTGGATCAGGACCGAAGAGATGGAGGTGGGCACTCATCTGCCCGCGCAAAAGATAGCGGACCTTCTTCGGCTGTCCCGCTCGCCGGTCAACGAAGCCCTCTCGCTGTTGCACGAAAAGGGCGTGTTGAGCCGCGAGCCCAATCGCGGATTTTTCGTGGCAAACCCTGCGATTGAATTAGCGACGGAAACCGCGATTTCGATTGGCTTGAGCGGCCCGGACGCGATCACGAGCGCGTATTTCCGTATAGCAGATGATCGCCTGAAAAGTGCATTGCCCGACGAGGTGTCGGAGCAAATGCTGAAGACCCGTTACGGACTGACGGCGACGCAGCTAACAGCCGTTCTGGGGCGCATAGCGCAGGAAGGCTGGGCCGAACGCAAGCCGGGGTACGGGTGGCAATTCTCGGCCATGCTGACGACGCCTGACAGCTTGATGAAATCGTACCGCTTGCGTCTGGCGCTTGAACCGGCTGCGCTTCTTGAACCTGGATACCGGTTGGACCCGAAGGTGCTCGAGCGCTGCCGTGCGGCGGAACGACATCTGCTGGACGGCGGTATCGAGACCGACACGGCGGATCAGTTGCACGATCGCGGCGTTCGCTTTCACGAGTCATTAGTCGAGGCATCCGGCAACGCGTTTTTCATCGATACGATCAAGCGCGTGAACCGCGTTCGCCGCCTGCTTTCGTACCGATCGATGCAGCACCGCGAGCGGTACAAGAAACATTGTAAGCAGCATCTGCATATCCTGGCGCTGCTTGAGAAGGAACGTAACGAAGAAGCCTCCGCGGCGCTGCGCGAACATCTTCAACATACGCTCGATGCACTCTCGCGCATCAGCAACATCCTCAAACCATAG